The genomic region CAAAATTTTTTTCCCGAGAATGTGGGAACTCATACGCGATCGATGCTCGGTCCGTGTCCTCATCGGAAAATGTAGGAACTACTACATTTCCAAATAAGAATCCATTCTCAGTAATCATGGCCTCGGACCACCGAAAACGTAAAAAATCGCCTAAAAGAATAAAATATCGAAAATTCAGATAAAAATAAACAAAAACCATTCTAAACTATTCAATATCTTCCATTTTCACTTTGGAAATTCCGACGAAAAATCCTTGAATGGAATCCCGAAACGAGAAGACTGACTTCAGAAGTTGTTTTCCGTTGCCGACGTTCAATTTAGGTCTCGGGATTCCGAGGTTTTTGTTGGCGACATATTTTGGAATAAACGAAATGAAAAGAAAAACTGGCTACATTCTGGCGGGATTGCTTGTTCTCGTTCTATTTTTCAGCATTAAATCCTTTGCCAACACCAATCTCGAAGAAATCAAACTCGATAACCAATATCTTCAGACTTACAGAGGTCTGGAAGGAATTTGGATCGTTCCGAACCGCGTTAAGGAATCCGTAGGCGATCTCGTTCATAACTTCGGAACCACGGAACACGAGATCAAACGGGTCAACGGGATCCCGGACAACGAAAGAATTCCCGTAAACGAACCCGTATTCTTCCCTTACAACGATAACTTTACGAGAAGCCTTCTTCTCGAAGACAAAGGACGCGAAATTCTCCGCACCGATCAAAGAGAATTCATTTGGCCGATCAGCTTTAAACATTCTTTCGTGACTTCCCGTTTGGGAAGAAGATGGAACGCGATGCATTCCGGCGTGGACATCGCTTGTCCGACCGGTTCGATCGTGATCGCGGCGGCGGACGGAATCGTTTTAGAATCTAAAAAAGACGGCGGCTACGGAAACAAGGTCCTTCTTTCTCATCCGGGAATCAACGGAATCAATACTCTTTACGCTCACAATTCTCTTCTTTACGTAAAAGAAGGGGACAAGGTGAAGAAAGGGCAGATTATCGCGCTTTCCGGTAACACGGGACATACGACCGGTCCTCATTTGCACTTCGAAGTTCGTTATCAGAATGTCGTATTAAATCCGGAACACTATCTTCCGGTTTTTCAATCTTCTTCCGAGGCTCGTGTGGCGATCGCCCGGGAGACAATCGAACAGTAAGTGTCGATTACGCGGGATTTTTGGAATCCGCCTATCTATGAAATTCTTTCCCGGAAGGAACCCGGGAAAGCAGCATTCGATTTTGATAATACTCTTGTAAGAAACGATTTCGGCGAAGCCGTGATGGAACTTTTTCTTTCCGAAGGAGTTCCCGCTTACAAAGGCGATCTTTCCGAATTTTTTCCAAGGGAGAATGTCGAGGAAATCTTAGAGATCCGTTTTCGAGATTCTTCCCGGTTTCGTTCTTTGGTTCTTTCCGAATACGAATCGATCCAATCCAAGTCCGGACTTGAGGCTTCGTATCGCTGGAGCTCTTGGATTTTTTCGGGACATTCTCCGGAAGAATTGAAAAAAATCTCCAAACAGGTTTGGAACGATCACGCTTCCGATCCGGGTTCTCATTCCGTAAAAATTTACAAACCGATGAAGGAACTCGTGGATCATCTTCTTTCCGGAGGTTGGGACGTTTGGATCGTAACCGCTTCTCCTCAGGAGATCATCGCGTCCGTTTCTCCTTTGTTCGGAATTCCGGAAGAACGCGTTTTGGGTATGAATCTTCTTTTGGAAAACGGAATTCATTCTTCGAAGATCGTCGAACCGTTCACCTACGGAACGGGAAAGGTGGAAAGGCTCAAGGCCGCGACGGGTGCGTTTGCGGATCTTGCGTTTGGGGATTCGATCAACGATTTTCCTTTGCTCGAATCGGCTAAAGGAGCGGGAATCTTTTTGGATCGAGGCAAGGGAGTCGTTCCTCCGAAGTCGACCAAGATTCAATCCATCGGAGAATGGGCCGTTTTGGATCGCATTTCCGTTTAAAAAAACATTCAATTTTCAGAATATTCTAAAAAATGAAATCTTACGAAAAAGGAACGCTCGTATTAGTCTCGGTTTCCCTGGGAAATCCCGGAGATATGACCTTCCGGGCTAAGGAACTTTTGGAACGTTCCGATTTGGTCATCGGGGAAGAATCCAGAACGACTTCCACTCTTCTTAAATCTTTTTCCATCGTAAAAGAATTTCTACTTTGTAACGAACATACTACCTCCGAAGAAATCGTAAGTCTCGGTGAAACCGTGATGAATTCGAATCTTACGGTTTTGATTTCCGACGCGGGAACTCCCGGTATCGAAGATCCGGGCCGAGAACTCGTTCAGGAAGTTTTGAGAAGGGGCGGTCGCGTTCAAAGCGCTCCCGGAGCGATCGCGTTCGGAGCGGCTTTGAGTATTTCCGGTTTTAAGATTTCTCCGTTTACGTTTTGCGGTTTTTTTTCCCGAGAATCCGCGGATCGTAAAAAGGAATTGGAACGTTATCTGAAACCGGGTCATACGATCGTGTTTTACGAAACGCCTTATCGGTATAAGGCGGTGCTTCACGATCTCGACGCGGTTCTCAAGGAAACCGCAGACGAACGCCAGATTTTTCTTTGTCTGGATTTGACTCTGGAATCCGAGTTCCAATTTCGCGGAAAACTAGGGGAACTTTTGAAAATCGCGGACAACCTTCCGAAAGGAAATCCGGTGATCGTGGTTTCTCAGAGAAGGGGAAAATCGCAGTTGAAATCTCATTCTAAGGAAGAGAAAAAATCGACGAGGTTTTTCTCGAAGGATCGTAAAAAACCGAATTCAAAATCGTTCGGAAAGGGCGATTCAAAAAATTCTTCGAAAGGTTTTCCGGGAGAAAAATAAAAGACCGATTCGAATATTATAAATCCAGCATGTCGATCGTCTTTAGGAATTTCGATCGATCGTTAAAGATGGATTCGGAGAGCGGAAACGGGGAAATGTCCGAAATCCTTTGACAAGGATCCGAAGGTTTTGATGAGAACGCGGTTATATTTTGAGTTTGTATTGCCGGTAAGAAGCCTACTTGTTTGGAACCGGTTTTTGTATTGGAGAAGTTTGAGATTAAGATTTTTACTTTTTTATCTTTCAAAACGTTGATTCTAAAACTTCCGTCTGAGCCTACATTCGCATAACTCGTCCCGTAGTAATCGAGCCCGATCGATTGAACTGAAAAGTTCTGACTATTCTTCGCATCCACTTTTCCTTCGAGGCAAGTGAATTCCGGTTTCGGTTTGTCGAAATTCCACCAGCCGGAAGATTGAATCTTGGAATAGATCTGAATAGGAAATCTTTCGATCGATGTTTCGAAATTTTCTCTGGCTCCATTCGTCTTACGAGTCGTATCGGTAGAAACTAAGTTCCAGGTTCCTTTGGAAAAGCGATAGACGTTGGAATCCGTCGGGTCCGCTAAGGATTGGACCTCCACGGTAAGAGATTTTTTGGGTTCGATTCGGTTTCCTCCTTCGTCATAAAAGGCGAGATAAAACATGCCCGTGGATTCTAAAAGAAGATTTGGCCCTATCTGCGTGGGGATTCCCGCAAAGAGAAAATCCGCATGGTTGTTCAAGATTGTGATCCTTGCTTCCACTTTTTGAGAATTGGAAAAGGCGCCCGCGGGGATTTTGAGTCTTAAATCTCCCGCGTCTAAAATCGTTTCTTGATAAGAAAAAAAGGATTCGATAAACGGCTTTAAAATCGAAAAACCTAACGAACTTACGTTCGAAGAAGATTTGGATATTTCCCAACGATCTTCTTGATTTGCTATGATTCGATTTCTCTCTTCCTGACTCAATGAAGGATTGCTCGGATCTTCTTGTGCCTTAATTCCCGCGACGACGAACAACGGAATGAAGAATAGAGATGAGACGTACGTTGAAAATCGATTCATAAGAAGGCTATCGATTTTTTATTCAACTAACTTTAGGCTCGTGCTCTTTAAAATTTCCGCAAATATTCGGGCATTTCCGGAAGCGAGGTTTCCGTCCAGTTCCAAGCGCCGACCAAAGAAACGATCGGAGCGGGTTCCCCGTTTAAGATCCGGACCAAAGCGTCCTTTAGATCGTCCGAAGACGTTAGACGAAACGGAATTCCCGGAAAACGATCCAGAAAGGATTTTTCTTCCTGTTTGGCGACGTATTCTAAAAAGAAATCCGGAAAACTTAGACCCGATTCTTTTTGAAGTTTCAAAAGGTTTTGTAGATCCTTGTCCTGGGATTTTTTTCCCATTCTTTGGAGAATGATCGTAATCCCGCGAACGCTCTGACTAAAAAAAGAACCGGCTCGAATGATCTTTCTTTGCTTCGGTTTTTCCAAAGCCCATTCTTCCATTTTCTTTTTTACAAAAGCGAGAGAACCGTAGAACGGTTGTAGATGAGGTCTGTAATAATACGCGGAATAGCCCACGGTCAACGTCGGTTTTAGTTTTTCTTCGACCGCGATCATCGGATCCACACAGAACTTCAAGGCGTCTTTGACGTCCTGTTCCGGAGTTTCCGAAACGGGATAGCCGAGGTTTCCTCTCGCGGGCGTATAAACAAAAAGATCGAATTTGAATATTCCATTTTTTGCAAGTTCTTCGTAAAGACGAGAAAGCGAACGATTCGGATCGTCCAAGTTGATTTCGGTGATCGTTAGATCCACATCCTGTAAGGGAGAATCCTTACTCGTAGTCGCCACGATCTTCCAAGTTTCGTTTTTGGATTTCGCGTATTCCCGGATGGCGTGAACGGCGCTCTGTCCAGCGACCCCGCTCGTTCCGATGATCAATGCGTAATGATTCTCCATAGGTTTCTCCCGTCGGGAGGAAACCATCTCTTAAGTGCCGTTCTTTGTCTTTCTATTTTACGGAGAATTTTGAAAAAACGGAAGAATCCAAAACGATCCCGTCTAGGAATTTTTGAAAGTCGGAAGGAGGAGGGCAAAAAATTCTTTCCTCTTTTTCATCCTGCGTCCGAAAGGAAATCTCTAACGCGTGTAAGAGGGAACGTTTCGCATGGGGTGTTCTTTTGTTTTCGATCGAAGCTCCGTAGACGAGGTCCCCCAAAATCGGATGACCTTTTTCGCTCAGATGAAATCGGATCTGATGTCTTCTTCCCGTATGAAGTTTGGCGAGAAGAACGGAATATCCGTCCCGTTTTTCGTTTTTGAGAGTGATGAATTCGGTGATTGCCTTGTCTCCGCCCGAAAAAACCTTTCTGACTTTTTTATTTCCGTCCTTGATATAACAGGTTTCCGTAAAGTGTTTTTCCTCGACGATGCCGGAACATACGCAGAGATAAATTTTTTCGGAGGCCTTGATAATCGCGTCGGCTTCCTTGTTCTTATCCGGATCCTTGCAGAAAAAAACGAGACCGCTCGTATCCAGATCCAAACGGTTTACGGTTCTTAAGTATTCGAGGGAAAGTTGCGCTTGAAGACGATCGGTGAAATTCTCCCGTTTGGAATCCTTGGTCGCGTGTACGGGAATTCCGGGAGGTTTTTCCGCGATCAGATAAGAATCGGTTTCGTAGAATATTCTAATATTCGAATGTTTTTCAGGCATTCTTCTGTCTTAAATCCAATAGGGAACTTCTGAAGTTTTTTTCGTCCTGAAGAATGGAGAAAAAAAGTTTGTCCGTGGATTCCACGATATGAACCGCCTTACCTACGAGTTCTTTTCCTTCCGAGGTCAGAAAAAGACAGTTCGCTCTGGAATCTTCGGGGTCGGGTTGTCTTGTCAGGAGTTTTTTGGCTTCGAGACTTCTCAAAACCTTGGAGGTCATCATCACGTCCGTTTTGGCGTGTTCGGCGAGGCGAACCTGAGTCGCCTTTTGTGATGCCTCTTCGAACCAAGCCAGACTCGCCAACAACACAAATTGAACGTGTGTTAGGTCCAAGGCCAATAGATTCTCCCGAATTCTCTTTTGCCATAGATTGGTGATCTGCCAAAAGAGAAATCCTGTGCTTTCTTCCGCCTTGGATTCTGTGAATATGGATTTCGGTTTCATTGCCTTTTTCTCGGGCTAGGTTTCATTCTATTTTTTTAATCCCCGATTGTAAAGTTGGAATGTATGCTTCCTTTCCGATTTTCAAGACGGATTTCTGTATCTTTGGCATGGATTTTTAATACGAAGGGTTAAAATTTGCGGGCGGAATTCGGTTTATTCTTTTTTCTGAAAAAAGAATTTTGGAAATGGGTTATATTATAAAGAGACAATTATGAAAAAAGATATTTCCATTTTGTTTTCAGTTCTCTGGTTATTATCCTCTTGCGCCTCGGCCGATAAATTCAGTCTGGATACCTCGAATCCTTTGGCGCTTTTGGTTCAAATCGCGTGGAGCGTAAATTCCGTTCCTTCCACCTCGAATACGATTCATTTCGTGGCAGTGGGAGAAAAATGCTCCTCCTGGACGAGCAAGGACGGGAAGACTTGGACTTACAGCAATTCTAAATTCTCCGGTTGTACCGACGGCTCCGTCAATTCGATCGCTTTCGGAAACGGAACCTGGGTGGCCGTCGGCGCGTTGAACGCGAACGGCGGTTGTGGAATCTGGTCGAGCAAGGACGCGGACACTTGGACCGCCGCTTCTTGTGCGCCCAATCCTTCTCCGCCGAACGGAACTTCCGCGCTTCACAACTTGAATACGATCGTTTATGCCGGTACGAATTTTATCGCGGGAGGTCCGCATAACTATTCCACAACGGGCGTGGGTTTTTTCGGTCAGATTTCAAGCAACGGATCGACTTGGCAGTATCTTTCTCTTACAGACGGTTCCACCTATATCGGTTCGGATTATCTTTATTCTTCTTCGTATAACAGCGTTTCGTCGGAGATTTATTTTAGCGGAATCCACAACGTGAATCCGGAAGTCGTAAAACTTACGGTTCCTTCTTTGACTCAAACCTCGGTTTCGGTCAACATGCCTTCTTCGAGTTACGGAGTTCTCGCACTTAAGTCCGGTAAGATTCTTTTGTATGGAGACGACAACTATACGAACCCGACCGTAGGTATGGTGAAGATCGGAACTCCGATCACATCTCTGGGAAGTACGGCGTCCGCCAACACAGGCGTGGGAAGTCATATCAATGTCGCCGTGGAAGGAAAGGATAAGATCGTCATTCTCGGGAATCAATGTAAGATGGATTACTACAGTCTGACCGCTCAGGTTTGGCACGTAGGAGCCGCTCCCGATATGGTCGGATGTTCTCGTCTGGACTGGATGTCCCTTTCCTACAATTCCACGTTAGATCTTTTTGTAGCGGGAGCGAAGGTGGCCGGAACCGTTCCGACCGCGTTTGCTTATTCCACAACCGGTCTTCCCTCCGATTGGACCTTAGTCACTCAAACCGATGCGGGATCGCCCGGTCCAGGTATATTAGGAATCGCTACACAATAAAAATCTGATTTTATATCTCTTTTCCGAAGTCGGTTTATTCCGTTTCATATGACGTTGGTTCCCGACGTTTCGATTTGGATGTCTGCCCGATCGTTCCGTTTGTTATAGGATATAGAGACCGAAACGGATTGTTTTGTAAAAGGAATCCGCAAAACGATACCTGTGGTAACGTTCCGTTTTCGGTTGAACGGGAGCGTCCAGTGAGCGTCAGATATTCTTCCTTTTTATTCTTTATGGGATTTTTAACCCAATGCGCCCAAGCGGATAAGTTCAGTTTGGACGCTTCCAATCCTATGGCGCTTTTAGGACAGATCAGTTGGAGCGTAAGTCATACTCCCGTAAACTCGGGCGCCGGAGTGACCGGAACGCAGTTTGTCGCGGTGGGGGAGGGTTGTTCTTCATGGATTTCTGAAGACGGAATTTCCTGGAAATACAGTTCCACTCGATTTCCGGGATGTAATACGGGAGGTTCCGTAAGAGGAGTCGTATACGGAAAAGGAACCTGGATCGCGGTGGGAACCTTGGACGCTCCGAACACCTGCGGGATTTGGTCGAGCCAAGACGACGCGCTGAGTTGGAGTTTGCATGCTTGTGATCCCGGTCTTGTGAATTCCGTTCCGACCGTAAAGGCTTTGTACGGGATCGCATTCGGAGCGAATCAGTTTTGGGCCATAGGAGGACACAACGCCGCCGGAACCGGATCCGATTATTTCGGACAACGTTCTTCGGACGGAATTCACTGGCAGTATTTCGGAGTGACGGACGGTTCCACCTATATATTAGCGGATTATTATAATACGGTTTCGTATAACGCGGCGGACTCCAAGGTTTATTTCAGCGGGGTTCACAGCGTAAATTATGAATTTGCGACGCTTGAGCTTCCTTCTTTTACGGATACGCCCGTCAATCTTTCGATGAGCAGCTCGAACAATCAAGTGATGGCCTTGAAGTCGGGACAGGTCATGGTATACGGAGACAACGATTACTTGAATCCCACTTCGTCGAACGTTAAGATTTTTTCCTCCGCTACTTTGGATTCTTCCGCGGTAAGCGCTTCC from Leptospira kmetyi serovar Malaysia str. Bejo-Iso9 harbors:
- a CDS encoding MarR family winged helix-turn-helix transcriptional regulator — encoded protein: MKPKSIFTESKAEESTGFLFWQITNLWQKRIRENLLALDLTHVQFVLLASLAWFEEASQKATQVRLAEHAKTDVMMTSKVLRSLEAKKLLTRQPDPEDSRANCLFLTSEGKELVGKAVHIVESTDKLFFSILQDEKNFRSSLLDLRQKNA
- a CDS encoding HAD family hydrolase yields the protein MSITRDFWNPPIYEILSRKEPGKAAFDFDNTLVRNDFGEAVMELFLSEGVPAYKGDLSEFFPRENVEEILEIRFRDSSRFRSLVLSEYESIQSKSGLEASYRWSSWIFSGHSPEELKKISKQVWNDHASDPGSHSVKIYKPMKELVDHLLSGGWDVWIVTASPQEIIASVSPLFGIPEERVLGMNLLLENGIHSSKIVEPFTYGTGKVERLKAATGAFADLAFGDSINDFPLLESAKGAGIFLDRGKGVVPPKSTKIQSIGEWAVLDRISV
- the rsmI gene encoding 16S rRNA (cytidine(1402)-2'-O)-methyltransferase is translated as MKSYEKGTLVLVSVSLGNPGDMTFRAKELLERSDLVIGEESRTTSTLLKSFSIVKEFLLCNEHTTSEEIVSLGETVMNSNLTVLISDAGTPGIEDPGRELVQEVLRRGGRVQSAPGAIAFGAALSISGFKISPFTFCGFFSRESADRKKELERYLKPGHTIVFYETPYRYKAVLHDLDAVLKETADERQIFLCLDLTLESEFQFRGKLGELLKIADNLPKGNPVIVVSQRRGKSQLKSHSKEEKKSTRFFSKDRKKPNSKSFGKGDSKNSSKGFPGEK
- a CDS encoding M23 family metallopeptidase, which translates into the protein MKRKTGYILAGLLVLVLFFSIKSFANTNLEEIKLDNQYLQTYRGLEGIWIVPNRVKESVGDLVHNFGTTEHEIKRVNGIPDNERIPVNEPVFFPYNDNFTRSLLLEDKGREILRTDQREFIWPISFKHSFVTSRLGRRWNAMHSGVDIACPTGSIVIAAADGIVLESKKDGGYGNKVLLSHPGINGINTLYAHNSLLYVKEGDKVKKGQIIALSGNTGHTTGPHLHFEVRYQNVVLNPEHYLPVFQSSSEARVAIARETIEQ
- a CDS encoding RluA family pseudouridine synthase, encoding MPEKHSNIRIFYETDSYLIAEKPPGIPVHATKDSKRENFTDRLQAQLSLEYLRTVNRLDLDTSGLVFFCKDPDKNKEADAIIKASEKIYLCVCSGIVEEKHFTETCYIKDGNKKVRKVFSGGDKAITEFITLKNEKRDGYSVLLAKLHTGRRHQIRFHLSEKGHPILGDLVYGASIENKRTPHAKRSLLHALEISFRTQDEKEERIFCPPPSDFQKFLDGIVLDSSVFSKFSVK